One Dermacentor silvarum isolate Dsil-2018 chromosome 10, BIME_Dsil_1.4, whole genome shotgun sequence genomic window carries:
- the LOC119465926 gene encoding bladder cancer-associated protein — protein sequence MYCLQWLIPVLLIPKPMNLALVQNHVMFMVLYLTGFFLERKPCTICSLVFIAAVFLICYSGMGNCIFSLFVNCNSVTCEPGT from the coding sequence ATGTATTGCCTCCAGTGGCTCATCCCAGTGCTGCTCATACCCAAGCCCATGAACCTGGCGCTGGTCCAGAATCACGTGATGTTCATGGTCCTCTACCTGACTGGATTCTTCCTCGAGCGCAAGCCGTGCACCATTTGCAGTCTGGTGTTCATCGCCGCCGTGTTCCTCATCTGCTACAGCGGCATGGGGAACTGCATCTTCTCGCTGTTCGTCAACTGCAACTCGGTGACGTGCGAGCCGGGAACGTAG